In Thiothrix unzii, the sequence ATTTCTCGATGTTGCACTCGAATTAGGCGCGGATTATATCGCCACCGGACATTACGCCCGTATTGCATACACCGCCGATGGCGACGCACTAATGCTCAAAGGCGTGGACGCGAATAAAGACCAAACCTACTTTTTATACACACTGCAACAGCACCAATTACAGCGCAGCTTATTCCCGATTGGCGAGTTAGAAAAAAGCCGGGTACGCGAATTAGCTGATGCGGCTGGATTTAGCACCGCGCGTAAAAAAGACAGCACCGGCATTTGTTTTATCGGTGAACGTAAGTTCCGCGATTTTCTGCAACGTTTTTTGCCCGCGCAACCCGGCGATATGATCACTCCACAAGGCGAAATTGTCGGCAGACACCACGGCTTAATGTATTACACCCTCGGTCAACGCCAAGGTTTAGGCATTGGTGGGCGTAAAGATGCCGACGAAACTCCATGGTTTGTGGTGGACAAAGATATGCAGGGCAATCGTCTAATTGTTACCCAAGGTCATCAACACGAATTATTGATGAAGCATTTTTTGCTGGCTTCGCAATTGCATTGGGTAGCGGGTAAACCTCCCGCACCAGCGTTTGAATGCAAAGCGAAAGTGCGCTATCGCCAAGTTGAAGAAGTTTGTCAGGTACGCATCATGGATGACGGCATTGCCCAAGTGTGTTTTCCGCAGCCACAACGCGCAATAACCCCCGGACAATCCATTGTTTTTTACCAAGAAAGCGTGTGTCTCGGCGGCGGTATTATCGACAGTATGGAAAAGCACTGCCCCAACCCCGCAAGGTTGACTTGAATTATTCTGCACAGCCCTTATGCTGTCAGCACCCTAACCACTAACTGATAGAACCCCGTGGAAGCTAACAATCGAAATCGTACCATTGCCCTTGCAGCACTATTTCAATGTGTCGAAGGTGTCGTGCAAATCGCCACTCGTGGCAATGTTGACAGTGAATTATTCGACAGTTGCATCCACAGCGTGCTGCATGACAGTGCCGGTTCACCAGAGGCTTTGTACGGCGGTGTTAATCGCCTCCACACCGGATTACGGGTCTTAATGTATCAACTGGGCTCCGGCAACTTAACCCCAGAAGGCAAACCCAAAAACATTGAAGCTACCCGCTATGCAGTCAACTTATTGTATTTGGAAAAAAAGCTGCATAACGATCCTGATATGTTCAAGCAATTACTTGCTCACATTGAAAAAGCCCAGCAACAGCTTGATTTCTTTGCGATGACACACCCCAATATGATTGCGCGACTCGCTGAAATCTACAGCAACAGCATCAGTCAGTTAGGCCCGCGCATTATGATTAAAGGCGATCAAAGCCATCTCGCTAACCCGGACAATGCAGCTAAAATCCGCGCACTGTTACTGGCTGGCGTGCGTGCCGCCTTGTTGTGGCGACAAGCAGGCGGCAGTCGCTGGAAACTCATTTTTGCACGCGGCGCAATGCAAAAAGAAGCGCAGCAATTTCTGAAAAATGCGTAATCCAAACGTTGATTTACAACGCTGCATTGATTTGCGCAATCACCGCTAACGGATCGGCAGCTTGGGTAATCGGTCGCCCTACCACCACATAACTCACTCCTGCGTCACGCGCTTGTGCTGGTGTCATTACCCGTGATTGATCCCCTTGGTCACTGCCTTCTGGACGAATACCGGGTGTGACCAGCAAAAAATCATCGCCTAAAGCTTTACGCAACAAACCAGCTTCTTGTGCAGAACAGACCACCCCATCCAAACCACTATCCGCAGCCAATCGGGCTAAATGCAACACCTGCTGGTCAGGATCTGCGTTCACCCCAGTACCTGACAATTGCGCTTTATCCATTGAGGTCAAAACCGTTACAGCGATTAATTTTGGTGGATTTTCAAAGCCCTGCAAGGCTTGTTGCGCTGCTTGCATCATCTTCGCACCACCCGATGCGTGTACATTAATCATCCAAACACCCAATTGAGCCGCCGCTTTGCAGGCAGAAGCAACCGTATTGGGAA encodes:
- the mnmA gene encoding tRNA 2-thiouridine(34) synthase MnmA, with translation MAKKRVIVGMSGGVDSSVAALLLLEQGYQVEGLFMKNWEEDDTEDYCSAAVDLADAQAVADQLGITLYTRNFSTEYWERVFTYFLEEYRAGRTPNPDIMCNKEIKFKAFLDVALELGADYIATGHYARIAYTADGDALMLKGVDANKDQTYFLYTLQQHQLQRSLFPIGELEKSRVRELADAAGFSTARKKDSTGICFIGERKFRDFLQRFLPAQPGDMITPQGEIVGRHHGLMYYTLGQRQGLGIGGRKDADETPWFVVDKDMQGNRLIVTQGHQHELLMKHFLLASQLHWVAGKPPAPAFECKAKVRYRQVEEVCQVRIMDDGIAQVCFPQPQRAITPGQSIVFYQESVCLGGGIIDSMEKHCPNPARLT
- the hflD gene encoding high frequency lysogenization protein HflD, which encodes MEANNRNRTIALAALFQCVEGVVQIATRGNVDSELFDSCIHSVLHDSAGSPEALYGGVNRLHTGLRVLMYQLGSGNLTPEGKPKNIEATRYAVNLLYLEKKLHNDPDMFKQLLAHIEKAQQQLDFFAMTHPNMIARLAEIYSNSISQLGPRIMIKGDQSHLANPDNAAKIRALLLAGVRAALLWRQAGGSRWKLIFARGAMQKEAQQFLKNA
- the pyrF gene encoding orotidine-5'-phosphate decarboxylase → MSSRLIIALDFPTAEQALAFVKPLDPQQCKLKVGFELFVAAGPDFVRALVQQGFAVFLDLKFHDIPNTVASACKAAAQLGVWMINVHASGGAKMMQAAQQALQGFENPPKLIAVTVLTSMDKAQLSGTGVNADPDQQVLHLARLAADSGLDGVVCSAQEAGLLRKALGDDFLLVTPGIRPEGSDQGDQSRVMTPAQARDAGVSYVVVGRPITQAADPLAVIAQINAAL